AAGCTCTTGATGCAAGCCAAATCAAGGTAGAAGGTCAAACGATTACCTTGACCCTTACAGAAGACCAAGTGAAAGCCAATGGCGGTCAAGCAGTTGAATTAACATTCGACGCGAAGATCAAAGCTGGCGCGAACTTGTCCGCATATGTGAAGGAAGACGGCCGTACACAGATTCCGAATAAGGCTTCTTATGACGCAAGCTTCCCACACAAACCAGGTGTGCACAAAGACTCTAACGAAGTCCCAGTAACGCCACCAACACCAGACGAGCCAGAGATCAAGAAAGATGTCAATACTAAGGCTGAGGAAACGCTTGCTGATCGTGACCAAATTTTCACATACAACGTGAAAACAAGTGTCCCAACAGATGTATCATCCTTCAGTGTAAGTGATACACTTGAGTCTGTTCTTTATTATGCAGGTTCAGCAAGTGCAATCTTGAATGGTCAAGCTCTTGATGCCAGTCAAATCAAGGTAGAAGGTCAAACCATTACCTTGACCCTTACAGAAGAACAAGTGAAAGCCAATGGCGGTCAAGCAGTTGAATTGAGCTTCACTGCTAAGATTAAAGCGGGAGCTGATTTGACTCCATATCTAACAGATCGTGGATTCACTGTTCCAAATACGGCTTCTTATGATGCAAACATTCCAAATAGACCAGGGCTACACAAAGATTCGAATAAAGTTCCGGTTATCGTTCCAAAAGAACCAGAACCAGAAATTACGAAGAAAATCAACCGTACCTTGGACCACTTGGATGTCGAATACGATGCACCTTACATGTACAATGTCAATACAGCTTTACCAAAAGATATTGATAAGTACAAAGAGTTCACCGTAACAGATACACTTGAATCTGTTTTGGCAATCCCTGATACGCCAGTAGCCTATGTGGACGGTCGTGATGCAAATGGAGCTCTTGAAACAAGTGTTGAAGGAAACACTGTCACTGTAAAAGTGAAAGATTTCGCTCGACTAAAAGGCTTCAAAGAGATTCAATTGTACATCCCAGCTAAACTCAAAGCGAATAGCGATTTGACTCCTTATAAGGATCAATTGGTACCAAACAAAGCAAGTGTTAACTTCAAGGATGCCAATGGTCAATCTGGCAGCAAGGAATCAAAACCGGTAACGGTGAAACCACGTGACCCAGAAAAACCAACTGATCCAACACCAGGTGAACCAGCTAAGTCTGTTGGACCAGAAGATGGATCTAAACCTGATAAAGAATACCACTTGCCAAACGCTTTAGATACCTTCCGATTCGATATTACTACACCGGTTCCAACAGATCCTGTAGATGAAAACGGAAATGCTAAGAAGGATCAATATGGTCGTCTTATCAAGACAGACTTGACTAGTTTTACAATCACGGATGAAATCAATTCAGTCTTGAAAGTCAACAAAGACCGTATCGCTCTTAAAGTTGAAAATGCTCAGTTTGACAAGATCAAAGCAACTCTTCAAGCTCAACTTGATCAAGCAGAGAAAGAACTCAAAGCTTTGACAGGCAAGTCAACAGAAGAGACTTCAACAGAGACTGGTAAGAAGGAAGAACTCAAGGCAGCGGAAGCTAAAGTAGCTGAATTGAAAGCGAAGTTGGAAGCAGCTAAGGCAGCGCAGCCAGCTAAACCAGCTGAAACTACAACACCAGCTACTCCAGCAACAGCTACTGAAGAAACAACTCCAGCTACATCTGATTCTTCTGCAACAGAAGATAAGAAACCTGCAACTAGCGAGCCAAGTCAAGATCTTGTAAGCTTGGAAGCAGAGTTGAAAGCAGCTGAAGAAAACTTGGCTAAACTTCAAGCACCAGCTGAGAAAGAAGCAGAATTGGCACCAGCTGATAAGAAACAACAACAAGAGAAACTCGAAAATGAAATCAAGAAACTAAAAGAAGCTCAAACCAAGCTTCAAGCAGCTATTGATAAATTGAGTAAGTCTTCAAATGATCGTGGTGAATTAGTAGGTAAAGATTTAGAAGCAATTGCTACTGTTACTTACGATGAAACTAGCAATGTTGTGACTTTTGAAATCAGCGACAAGGATGTTCTTGAAGCCTTGAAGGGAAGTACCGTACGTCTTGTACTTTACACTAACTTCAAAGAAGGAACAGATTTTACACAATTCGCTGCTGGTGTTCCTAATAAAGCTAAAGTAAGCTTTAACCATAATCCACAGCCTACCAATACAGTTATGGTGTTCCCACCTAAACCGGAGGAGCCAACAAAACCAACTCCTGTTGGGAATGTTCCACCAAAAGATCCAGGCAAAAACTTGCCAAATACAGGTTCTGAAGCATCTTCAATCTTTGGAGTACTTGCTGCCCTAGCTCTAGGACTTGCTGGACTTCTAGTTTGGAAGCGTAAAGCTGAACGTTAGTATCATATAGTAAGAGGAGAGTAGAAATATTTCCTCTCTTCCTTACTATATATTAAATGAATTAAGGGAAAAAGAATGAGTAGAAAAAAATTATTAAAGTTAGGGATTTCAATACTTGCTTTAAACGCTCTTGGAGTAGCAACGTATCATGTAGCTCCAGATCTATATCAAATTCCAACAGTGCATGCAGAAGAAACACCGGCGGAAGATGAAGAAATTCCAGATGGAGCAGAGCGAAACATTGCGCTTAAATTCAAAAGAATGCTTGATGATGTAGAGGCTTTCATCGCTGACTATAAAGCTAATCCTAATGATGAAGACAACAAAACTGGATTAGAAGATAGTTTGTCGGAAGCTACTAACTACCTTCCTACCGCAAAGAAGGCAATGAAGAGTCCAGAAGGTCAAAAAGGTTTTGTGGCATATGAAGCTCGCTACAATGAGTTGAAAGCCAAGGTTGAAGCTTTGTTGGCTGGTAAGACAGAACAACCAGCGGAACCAAAAGTTGAGCATCAAGAAATCACTACAACAGAAGAGATTCCTTATGCATCTCGTACCGAAAACAATGCTGATCTTGCAGAAGGTACTCGCAATGTGAAACAAGCGGGTGTTAAAGGTACTAAGACCATTACTTGGGATATCACACTGACAGATGGTAAAGAAACAGCTCGTACTAAGAAAAGCGAGAAAGTTACCAAAGAACCAGTAGAAGAAATCATCGAAGTTGGAACTAAGAAAACAGGTGTAGAAACCAAAGAAACAGTGACTGTAGAGGAAAAAGTTGCTTTCAAAGAAGAAACGAAAGTAGACCCAGCACTGGATAAAGGTCAAACGCGTGTTGAAGAAGGTGAAGAAGGTATCGATGAAGTCACTTATGAAGTGACAAAAGTGGATGGTGTTGAAAAATCTCGTAAAGAAGTTTCACGCAAGACCAAGAAAGCAGCCAAAAACAAGATTACTTATACCGGTTCAAAAGCTGTTGTAACGACTAAGGAAGTAACCAAAACTGAAGAAGTTGCCTTCCAGACTCGTGAGGTTGAAAATGCACTCTTAGCTGAAGGTGTTCGCCGAGTGAAGACAGCTGGTCAAAAAGGTGTTCGTACCATTGTTTACACAGTCACTTACACAGACGGAAAAGAGACAGGTCGTGAGGTGAAATCAAACACAATCACTACTCCAACAGTAGACGAAGTTGTCGAAGTTGGAACTAAGAAAGTAGTAGCCCCAGTTGTAACGACTAAGGAAGAAACGAAGACAGAAGATGTTGCTTTCCAAACTAAGGAAGTAACAAATCCAAATCTTCCAGAAGGCAGTCGTCAAGTGAAGACAGCTGGCCAAAAAGGTGTTCGTACCATTGTTTACACAGTCACTTACACAGACGGAAAAGAGACAGGTCGTGAGGTGAAATCAAACACAATCACTACTCCAGCAGTAGACGAAGTTGTCGAAGTTGGAACTAAGAAAGTAGTAGCCCCAGTTGTAACGACTAAGGAAGAAACGAAGACAGAAGATGTTGCTTTCCAAGTCAAAGAAGTGAAGAACGCAGACCTTCCAGAAGGAAGTCGTCAAGTGAAAGCTGCTGGTAAGAAGGGTGTTCGCACCATTGTTTATACAGTGACATACACAGACGGCGTTGAAACAGGTCGCGAAGTGAAATCAAACACAATCACCACTCCAGCAGTAGATGAGATTGTTGAAGTTGGAACTAAGAAAGTAGTAGCGCCAGTTGTAACGACTAAGGAAGAGACCAAGACAGAAGATGTTGCCTTCCAAGTCAAAGAAGTGCAGAACGCAGACCTTCCAGAAGGAAGTCGTCAAGTGATAGCTGCTGGTAAGAAGGGTGTTCGCACCATTGTTTATACAGTGACATACACAGATGGCGTTGAAACTGGTCGTGTTGAGAAATCAAGTACAATCACTACTCCAGCAGTAGACGAAGTTGTCGAAGTTGGAACTAAGAAAGATACTGTAACAACAGGGAACCAAGCTGAAAGCACTAAGAAAGAAGAAACTGCAAGCCAAGATAAGAAAGTTCTACCAAGCACAGGTACAGCTTCTACCAGTCTTCTTTCAATGATTGGTTTATTTATCGCCGGTCTAGTCGGCTTTGTCGTTCGTAAGAAGGACTAAGGCTCTCTAATTGTACAAAAGCATCTTTTGTACCAGAAATACTAAAAAGAACCCAGAATTTATTCTTGGGTTCTTTCTTTATAAATTAAAACGAATTACTATGGATAAGTTGTTAGAAACGATATCATGTTATGGAGTTTGTAGAGTAGTATGAGTCTATTCTAGCTTGAAAGAATGGTCAACCATTTTTAAACCAATTCATTGATAGAAGTAAAATCTCTACCCAGGCCTTGGGCGACTGGGAGGCTGGTCAAGTAACCTTGATAAGTGGTCACACCTTGACGCAAGCCTTCATCTTCAGCAATTGCTTGTGCGAATCCTTTGCCAGCCAGAGCTTCGATATAAGGAAGAGTGACATTGGTTAGGGCGATAGTAGAAGTACGGGCAACCGCACCAGGGATATTGGCAACGGCATAGTGGAGAACACCGTATTTTTCATAGACAGGTTCATCGTGCGTTGTCACACGGTCAGCTGTCTCGATAACGCCACCTTGGTCAACGGCAACGTCAACAATGACAGAGCCTGGACGCATTTGTTTGACCATCTCATCTGTCACCAATTTCGGTGCTTTGGCACCAGGGATGAGAACTGCACCAATCACCACATCAGCATCTCTCACACTTGCTTCGATGTTGAATGAATTAGACATAAGAGTTTGGATTTGGTTTCCAAAGACTTCTTCTAGAACTGAGAGACGCTTCGCACTGATATCTAAAATAGTCACTTGAGCACCAAGACCAAGGGCGATGCGGGCAGCATGTGTACCGACGACACCACCACCGATGATGGTTACTTTTCCTTTTGGAACACCTGGTACACCACCTAGTAGGACACCAGAACCACCAGCTTGCTTAGTAAGGAAGTGAGCTCCGATTTGAACAGCCATACGACCTGCAACCTCACTCATAGGAACGAGGAGTGGTAGTTGTCCTTGATTATCACGAACAGTTTCATAGGCAATTCCTGTTGTTTTGGCTGCTAACATAGCACCTGCTAATTCTGGAGCAGCGGCCATGTGCAAGTAGGTGAAGAGGAGAAGATCGTCGCGCAAATAACCATATTCAGAAGCTAGTGGTTCTTTTACTTTCACGACCAACTCGGCAGCCCAGGCTTCAGCAGCAGTTGCGACAATCTCAGCTCCTTGCTTTTGATAGTCTGCATCAGTAAATCCTGAACCGAGACCAGCATTTGTTTCGATGAGAACACGATGTCCACGACTGATTAAACTATGGACGCCAGCAGGAGTGAGGGCAACACGGTTTTCGTTATTTTTAATTTCTTTTGGGATTCCGATTAACATAGAGATAACCTACCTTTCAATTGTTAGATTGTTTTAGTTGTCACATTCCATTCCATAAATCAAAAATGTGATGGTTTTATTGTATATGAAACCGCTTCAAAAATCAAGAAAAACTTGTCATCCAAATTTATTTATGCTAGACTAGTGAGAATCAAGCTCTAATGGAGGGAAAAGTATGGAATCAATATTTGTGAAATTTGCCCAGTATCCATCTATAGAAACGGAGCGTTTATTGCTCCGACCTGTAACCTTGGACGATGCAGAAGCTATGTTTGAGTATGCCTCAGACAGAGAAAATACACGCTACACTTTTCCAACAAATCAAAGCCTAGAAGAGACCAAGAACAACATCTCTCAGTTATACTTGGCTAATCCCTTGGGACGGTGGGGAATTGAACTAAAAAGCACTGGTCAGTTTATCGGAACCATTGACTTGCACAAGATTGATCCTGTTCTTAAGAAGGCAGCTATTGGTTACATTATCAACCAAAAGTATTGGAATCAAGGATTGACGACAGAAGCCAATCGTTCCGTGATTGAGCTGGCTTTTGAGAAGATTGGAATGAACAAGTTGACCGCTCTTCACGATAAAGACAATCCCGCATCAGGAAAGGTCATGGAGAAATCAGGTATGCGTTTTTCCCACGAAGAACCCTATGCCAAAATGGATAATAAAGAACCAGGTCGAATTATCACAAGAGTTCATTATGTCTTGACTAAGGAAGACTATTTTGAAAATAAATAAGCAGTTGAAAAGATTTTTCAGCTGTTTTTTTCTTTCACTTACGAATAACTTAAGAGAGGAGAAAATATGGAAGTCATTATCGAAAAAATCAAAGAGTATAAAATCATTGTCATCTGTGCTGGTTTGGGTTTAGCCTTAGGCGGATTTTTCCTGTTAAAACCAACTTCACAAACATCTGTGAAAGAAACAAATTTGCAGGCTGAAGTCGCAGCTGTTTCAAAGGATTCATCGTCTGAAAAAGAAGTGAACAAGGAAGAGAAGGAAGAATCTCCTGAACAAGATCTGATAACAGTAGATGTCAAAGGTGCTGTTAAATCGCCAGGGATTTATGACTTGCCAGTAGGTAGTCGTGTCAATGATGCTGTTCAAAAGGCGGGTGGCTTGACAGAGCAAGCAGACAGCAAATCGCTCAATCTAGCTCAGAAAGTTAGTGATGAAGCTCTGGTTTACGTTCCAACTAAGGGAGAAGAAGTAGCTAGTCAACAGACTGCTTCTGGGACGGCCTCTTCGACGAGCAAGGAAAAGAAGGTCAATCTCAACAAGGCCAGTCTGGAAGAACTCAAGCAGGTCAAAGGACTTGGTGGCAAACGAGCCCAGGATATTATCGACCATCGTGAGGCAAATGGCAAATTCAAGTCGGTAGATGAATTAAAGAAAGTCTCTGGCATTGGCGCAAAGACCATAGAAAAGCTAAAAGATTATGTCACAGTGGATTAAGAATTTCCCTATCCCCCTAATCTATCTGAGCTTTCTGTTGCTCTGGCTTTACTATGCCATTTTAGGAGCGTCCTATCTCGCACTGCTAGGTTTTGTTTTTTTGCTCGTCTGTCTCTTTTTCCAATTTCCTTGGAAACCGGCTGGAAAAGTTCTAGCGATTTGTGGAGTTTTTGGATTTTGGTTTCTGTTTCAAAACTGGCAACAGACACAAGTGAGTCAAGACTTGGTTGGCTATGTTGAAAAGGTGAGGATTTCACCAGATACCATCAAAGTCAATGGGGATAGTCTGTCCTTTCGGGGCAAGGCTGAGGGTCACACCTTCCAAGTTTACTATAAACTCCAGTCCGAGGAAGAGAAAGAGCTCTTTCAGACCTTAACAGACCTTCATGAGATTGAACTAGAAGGAAAACTTTCGGAACCCGAAGGGCAGAGGAATTTTGGTGGCTTTAACTACCAAGCCTATCTGAAGACTCAAGGAATTTACCAAACTTTGACTATCAAGAGTATCCAGTCAATGAAACAGGTTAGCAGTTGGGATATAGGAGAAAATCTGTCTAGTTTACGTCGAAAGGCTGTAGTTTGGATCAAGATGCACTTTCCAGATCCTATGCGCAACTATATGACAGGTCTTCTTTTAGGACATTTGGACACGGACTTTGAGGAGATGAATGAGCTTTATTCCAGTCTTGGAATTATCCATCTCTTTGCCTTGTCTGGTATGCAGGTGGGCTTCTTTATGGATGCCTTTAAGAAACTCCTCTTACGATTGGGCTTGACTCAAGAAAAGTTGAAGTGGCTAACCTATCCCTTTTCCCTTATCTATGCAGGTCTGACAGGATTTTCAGCTTCGGTCATTCGTAGTCTCTTACAAAAGTTACTAGCCCAACATGGTGTTAAGGGCTTGGACAATTTTGCCTTAACAGTCCTTGTCCTCTTTATCATCATGCCCAACTTTTTCCTAACAGCAGGAGGAGTCTTGTCTTGCGCTTATGCTTTTATCTTGACCATGACAAGCAAAGAAGGGGAGGGACTCAAGGCTGTTGCCAGAGAAAGTCTGGTCATTTCTTTGGGAATATTACCCATTCTATCCTTTTATTTTGCAGAATTTCAGCCTTGGTCTATTCTTTTGACCTTTGTCTTTTCCTTTCTGTTTGATGTGGTCTTCTTACCGCTTTTGTCCATCTTATTCATCCTGTCTTTTGTTTACCCAGTCACTCAGTTTAACCTTGTCTTTGAGTGGTTGGAGAACATCATTCGCTTGGTATCGCAGCTGGCAAGCAGGCCTCTGGTCTTTGGTCAACCCAACGCATGGCTGTTGATTCTACTGTTAGTTTCATTAGCCTTGGTCTATGACATGAGGAAAAACATCAAAAGACTAGCAGGATTCAGTCTCTTTATTGTGGGGCTCTTTTTCCTGACCAAGCATCCACTTGAAAATGAAATTACCATGCTGGATGTAGGGCAAGGGGAGAGTATTTTCCTACGGGATGTGACTGGTAAAACCATTCTCATAGATGTTGGTGGTAAGGTAGAAGCTAGTAAGAAAATCGAGGACTGGCAAGAAAAGGCGACAACCAGCAATGCCCAGAGAACCTTGATTCCCTATCTTAAAAGTCGAGGAGTAGACAAGATTGACCAGCTGATTTTGACAAATACAGATAAGGAGCATATTGGAGATTTGCTGGAGGTGACCAAGGCTTTCCATATCGGGGAGATTTTAGTATCAAAAGGAAGTTTGACACAGAAGGAATTTGTGGCAGAACTAGAAGCAAGCCAAACCAAGGTACGCAGTGTGACAGTAGGAGATAACTTGCTAATTTTTGGAAGTCAGTTAGAAGTCCTATCTTCAAGGAAAATTGGAGATGGGGATCGTGATGCTTCCCTGGTTCTTTATGGAAAACTCTTGGATAAGCACTTTCTCTTCACAGGAAATTTGAAAGAGAAGGGAGAGAAGGACTTGCTGAAGCATTATCCTGACCTAGAGGTGGATGTCTTGAAAGCGGGCCAACATGGTGCTAAAACCTCATCCAATCCAGTTTTCCTCGAAAAACTCAAACCAGAGATTACTCTCATTTCAGTTGGAAAAAACAATCATACGAAATTTCCCCATCAGGAAACCTTGACACGACTGGAAAGTATCAAGAGTAAGATTTACCGAACTGACCAGCAAGGGGCTATCCGCTTTAAAGGATGGAATAGTTGGAGAATTGAAACGGTTCGATAAAATAGACAAACTTTTCGAAAAATTGACTTTTTATCTTGACAAGGAATAGAAAACTTGGTATCATATAAAAGTTGAGAAAAGCAGAAGTGAGAGCTTCTCGCCTTGTGACATCAAGTTGCCTGGCCCTACGGATGAAAAGTTTCTAAGAAACGCTATCATAACGTGCGGGCTTGTATCATTACGAGTCCGCTATTGTTTTTCTCTAATAATAAAAAAGAGGTGAAAACCATAGCAAAGCAAGACTTATTCATCAATGATGAAATTCGTGTACGTGAAGTTCGCTTGATCGGTCTTGAGGGAGAACAGCTAGGCATCAAGCCACTCAGCGAAGCGCAAGCATTAGCTGATAGTGCAAATGTTGACTTAGTATTGATTCAACCCCAAGCAAAACCACCTGTTGCTAAAATTATGGACTACGGTAAGTTCAAATTTGAGTATCAGAAAAAGCAAAAAGAACAACGTAAAAAACAAAGTGTTGTTACTGTGAAAGAAGTTCGTCTGAGTCCAACTATTGACAAGGGTGACTTTGACACAAAACTTCGCAATGCACGCAAGTTCCTTGAAAAAGGAAATAAAGTTAAGGTATCCATTCGCTTTAAAGGGCGTATGATCACCCATAAAGAGATTGGTGCAAAAGTTTTAGCCGAGTTTGCTGAAGCAACACAAGATATTGCGATCATCGAACAACGAGCTAAGATGGATGGACGCCAAATGTTCATGCAGTTGGCGCCAGTAACTGACAAAAAATAATTGTCAGAAAGTTAAATAAAGGAGAAAAAATCATGCCAAAACAAAAAACACACCGCGCATCAGCTAAACGTTTCAAACGTACAGGTTCTGGTGGACTTAAACGTTTCCGTGCTTACACTTCTCACCGTTTCCACGGAAAAACTAAGAAACAACGTCGTCATCTTCGTAAAGCATCTATGGTGCATTCAGGAGATTTCAAACGTATTAAAGCAATGCTTACTCGCTTGAAATAATAGCCTAACAGTAAGTAAACAATTCTAGGAAATATTTGGAGGAAATAAAACATGGCACGTGTTAAAGGTGGCGTTGTATCACGCAAACGTCGTAAACGTATTCTTAAATTAGCAAAAGGTTACTATGGAGCTAAACACATCTTGTTCCGTACTGCAAAAGAACAAGTAATGAACTCTTACTACTATGCATACCGTGACCGTCGTCAGAAAAAACGTGACTTCCGTAAATTGTGGATCACTCGTATCAATGCGGCAGCTCGTTTGAACGGACTTTCATACTCACAATTGATGCATGGTTTGAAATTGGCTGAAATCGAAGTTAACCGTAAAATGCTTGCTGACTTGGCTGTTAACGATGCAGCAGCTTTCACAGCACTTGCAGATGCAGCTAAAGCAAAACTTGGTAAATAATGACAAACTGTTTCATTCTTACTCTCGTGGTTTTTACCGCAAGAGTAGGGTGAAACTTTTTTATTTTCCT
This window of the Streptococcus sp. D7B5 genome carries:
- the infC gene encoding translation initiation factor IF-3 — its product is MKTIAKQDLFINDEIRVREVRLIGLEGEQLGIKPLSEAQALADSANVDLVLIQPQAKPPVAKIMDYGKFKFEYQKKQKEQRKKQSVVTVKEVRLSPTIDKGDFDTKLRNARKFLEKGNKVKVSIRFKGRMITHKEIGAKVLAEFAEATQDIAIIEQRAKMDGRQMFMQLAPVTDKK
- a CDS encoding helix-hairpin-helix domain-containing protein; translation: MEVIIEKIKEYKIIVICAGLGLALGGFFLLKPTSQTSVKETNLQAEVAAVSKDSSSEKEVNKEEKEESPEQDLITVDVKGAVKSPGIYDLPVGSRVNDAVQKAGGLTEQADSKSLNLAQKVSDEALVYVPTKGEEVASQQTASGTASSTSKEKKVNLNKASLEELKQVKGLGGKRAQDIIDHREANGKFKSVDELKKVSGIGAKTIEKLKDYVTVD
- a CDS encoding G5 domain-containing protein → MSRKKLLKLGISILALNALGVATYHVAPDLYQIPTVHAEETPAEDEEIPDGAERNIALKFKRMLDDVEAFIADYKANPNDEDNKTGLEDSLSEATNYLPTAKKAMKSPEGQKGFVAYEARYNELKAKVEALLAGKTEQPAEPKVEHQEITTTEEIPYASRTENNADLAEGTRNVKQAGVKGTKTITWDITLTDGKETARTKKSEKVTKEPVEEIIEVGTKKTGVETKETVTVEEKVAFKEETKVDPALDKGQTRVEEGEEGIDEVTYEVTKVDGVEKSRKEVSRKTKKAAKNKITYTGSKAVVTTKEVTKTEEVAFQTREVENALLAEGVRRVKTAGQKGVRTIVYTVTYTDGKETGREVKSNTITTPTVDEVVEVGTKKVVAPVVTTKEETKTEDVAFQTKEVTNPNLPEGSRQVKTAGQKGVRTIVYTVTYTDGKETGREVKSNTITTPAVDEVVEVGTKKVVAPVVTTKEETKTEDVAFQVKEVKNADLPEGSRQVKAAGKKGVRTIVYTVTYTDGVETGREVKSNTITTPAVDEIVEVGTKKVVAPVVTTKEETKTEDVAFQVKEVQNADLPEGSRQVIAAGKKGVRTIVYTVTYTDGVETGRVEKSSTITTPAVDEVVEVGTKKDTVTTGNQAESTKKEETASQDKKVLPSTGTASTSLLSMIGLFIAGLVGFVVRKKD
- a CDS encoding GNAT family N-acetyltransferase — translated: MESIFVKFAQYPSIETERLLLRPVTLDDAEAMFEYASDRENTRYTFPTNQSLEETKNNISQLYLANPLGRWGIELKSTGQFIGTIDLHKIDPVLKKAAIGYIINQKYWNQGLTTEANRSVIELAFEKIGMNKLTALHDKDNPASGKVMEKSGMRFSHEEPYAKMDNKEPGRIITRVHYVLTKEDYFENK
- the rplT gene encoding 50S ribosomal protein L20, whose protein sequence is MARVKGGVVSRKRRKRILKLAKGYYGAKHILFRTAKEQVMNSYYYAYRDRRQKKRDFRKLWITRINAAARLNGLSYSQLMHGLKLAEIEVNRKMLADLAVNDAAAFTALADAAKAKLGK
- the ald gene encoding alanine dehydrogenase, yielding MLIGIPKEIKNNENRVALTPAGVHSLISRGHRVLIETNAGLGSGFTDADYQKQGAEIVATAAEAWAAELVVKVKEPLASEYGYLRDDLLLFTYLHMAAAPELAGAMLAAKTTGIAYETVRDNQGQLPLLVPMSEVAGRMAVQIGAHFLTKQAGGSGVLLGGVPGVPKGKVTIIGGGVVGTHAARIALGLGAQVTILDISAKRLSVLEEVFGNQIQTLMSNSFNIEASVRDADVVIGAVLIPGAKAPKLVTDEMVKQMRPGSVIVDVAVDQGGVIETADRVTTHDEPVYEKYGVLHYAVANIPGAVARTSTIALTNVTLPYIEALAGKGFAQAIAEDEGLRQGVTTYQGYLTSLPVAQGLGRDFTSINELV
- the rpmI gene encoding 50S ribosomal protein L35; its protein translation is MPKQKTHRASAKRFKRTGSGGLKRFRAYTSHRFHGKTKKQRRHLRKASMVHSGDFKRIKAMLTRLK
- a CDS encoding DNA internalization-related competence protein ComEC/Rec2; this translates as MSQWIKNFPIPLIYLSFLLLWLYYAILGASYLALLGFVFLLVCLFFQFPWKPAGKVLAICGVFGFWFLFQNWQQTQVSQDLVGYVEKVRISPDTIKVNGDSLSFRGKAEGHTFQVYYKLQSEEEKELFQTLTDLHEIELEGKLSEPEGQRNFGGFNYQAYLKTQGIYQTLTIKSIQSMKQVSSWDIGENLSSLRRKAVVWIKMHFPDPMRNYMTGLLLGHLDTDFEEMNELYSSLGIIHLFALSGMQVGFFMDAFKKLLLRLGLTQEKLKWLTYPFSLIYAGLTGFSASVIRSLLQKLLAQHGVKGLDNFALTVLVLFIIMPNFFLTAGGVLSCAYAFILTMTSKEGEGLKAVARESLVISLGILPILSFYFAEFQPWSILLTFVFSFLFDVVFLPLLSILFILSFVYPVTQFNLVFEWLENIIRLVSQLASRPLVFGQPNAWLLILLLVSLALVYDMRKNIKRLAGFSLFIVGLFFLTKHPLENEITMLDVGQGESIFLRDVTGKTILIDVGGKVEASKKIEDWQEKATTSNAQRTLIPYLKSRGVDKIDQLILTNTDKEHIGDLLEVTKAFHIGEILVSKGSLTQKEFVAELEASQTKVRSVTVGDNLLIFGSQLEVLSSRKIGDGDRDASLVLYGKLLDKHFLFTGNLKEKGEKDLLKHYPDLEVDVLKAGQHGAKTSSNPVFLEKLKPEITLISVGKNNHTKFPHQETLTRLESIKSKIYRTDQQGAIRFKGWNSWRIETVR